The sequence CCAGCTACAGGTACAGCCTCTAGGGCCCAGCTGGGAACTTGAATGGGGGATGTTCAGGCATCATGCAAAATGAGATCCCCTTTCTCTCAGACAGACACCCAGGGTAAGATGCCACTGCTTGCTTTATTGGGGGTTGTATAGGCATGAAGAGGCACATGTTCTTCTTTCACCCCTCCTCGACGGGGCCATGTCCTCTGCCAGCGTCCCCGCCTGCTTCTGTCTCTGCTTCATGGCCGGAAGCGGGGCCCCGCGGCCTGGCCAACCCTAGTGGACAGGCATCTCCTCCACGTGCAGGGGCTGCATGGGCGTGGAAGCGTCCCTTGGTGCATGGCTGGTCCTCAGTTCCTCCAGGCGGGCTCAGGCTGGGAGCGCTGCTGTGTGGAGTCTGGCAGAGAGATGAATGAGGCTCAGCCAAGGCAGAGGGTCCCCATCTGGCTGCCCGTACACCCCCAGTCCAACTGCGCTGCGTACCCAACCCCCGCCAGGCTCACCTCTCCTGGATCTGTCGTAGCCGGTATTCCTGCGCCTCCATCTCCTGCCTCTGTCGCTGCACGTGGCCCGTGAGGGCCCACACAATGTGGCTCTGCTCGTCAGCGTAAGCCTGTGGGGTCAGGACAGAAACCTCAGCTGGGGCCGCCTCACCTCCCATCCCCTGACCCTACCCAACCCAACCCaaaccccacccccgcccagtGACCCGGCAAATCACTGCCGCTCCTTCACCTCAacttcccatctgtaaaatgaggacgaAATGGGACTCACTTGATGGGGTTATGAGCATGATATGGAGTATTAAAGGGCATAAAACAGTGCTGGGTACTTACTGGACACTCAAGAAATGTTACCAGTTACTCTAATAGTatgcatttattgagtatctacaaGGTACCCAGCCCCATGCTGACTACTTTATCTGCATTGAGTCCCTGGCTCTGCTCTGAGACATCAGTAGTTGCCCTTAtttgcaaatggggaaactgaggcacagaaatggaCATGGGTCACACAGAGTAGAGGCCATGGTGCTGGGAAGCTGACCTGATGGGAGGGGTCTCTAGGACTTGCTCTAGAAGCAATTTCTGGATGGGAATCAAGGTCTTGACTCCCCCAGGACTGGGAGCCCCTTACCTTTAAGGCCTCAAATTCTTGGCGGGCATGGCCTAGCCAAGCGCCTCTCAGCTGGACTTCTAGCTGCTGCATGCTGTCCTGAAGCACCTGCTGTCCCTGGGCCACCTCCCCCAGCGCATGGGCCGTGGCTTCTCCTTGCAGCTTTAGAGCATCTTCTTCTGTCTGATCAAGAGTTAATGAGACGTTAGTAGGATTACCAACTGTCTTTGTTTGCTTGGGATTTGCCTGATTTTAACACTGAAAGTACTGTATTCCAGGAAGCCACTTTTTCTGGCAAACTCAGGCAGTGGGTCACCCTAGACATAACTCCACCACAGACTCCTACATACCCCACAATGCCCCAACTGCAGTGCCCACCTGGATCTCCAACAAGCTTGTGCGTAGCTCCTGGGCTGCATCCCAGCCCTGGCTGACCTCTTGCCCCAGAAGCCCCAGTGCACGGCCGTAGAGGTCTACGCTATGCCTGGCCTCCATCAGCCGTGCCTCTGTGCTCCTGTATGCACTGTTGAGGGCCTGGCCCAGCTGCAGGGCCCCGTGGAAGAGCAGGGTCAGCTCCTCATTCTCCGCTGGCTTCATGTTGCCTACGGGGGCCGCAGAGGCAGTCTGGACCATCATTGCCACGGCACACAGCAGACACAGCATGATCATGGACATGGCTGAGGGACTGGGTACAGCCACAGTGCCACTGCCATCAGCTTTTATGCTCAAACACCCCCTTAACCCCCGGTCAATCGTTAACCAGCCAGCTGGGTGCCCCATGTTGCGCAAGGGCCTGGTGGGGGCGTGAGGGTTGCGTCAGACGAATGTCTGGTTGAGCCATGCTGGGATCACGCTAGCTGGGGCTCAGGGCCAGGTGTGGGCTGGGAGCACTGGGAGAAGACAGGCCCAAGCCCTGCTGGGGGACCCTGGGgctctgagctttggttttccCACCTGTGGATAGGCATGACATCAATAACAGTGAGGCTTTTGTGTGCACTGCCCATTTGCTCAGAGCTGTTTCGCTGCCATTACACTAGCTGGCCTCATACCCTTCCCACCAGACTGCAGTGCTGAGGCCTTGGTTGATTGAGAGCTCGGGGAGTGGGTGCAGGTAGCAAAACTCCCAAGGCCATAGAGCCTGACTCTAGGACTCACACATGCCCCAGATCAATGCTAACTGCCATTTTTCTCCCTGGATGACTGGGCAAGTGCCTCAATTTCCTTGCCTATAAAATGGGTATGACATTAGTCCTGCCTCGCAGGCTGCTTATGAGAAGTAAATGAATTGTTTCATGTTGAGTGCTTAGAACACAGCCTGGTGCACAGTAGGTGCCCCATTAGTGTTTGGTGcaattattgtcattattgttaCCGTCTTTGGTATTACAGAGGCTCAGCTGGGAGGCTCCATGACCCCATTAGAtatagatagggaaactgaggcccagagggaggTTGGGGCTTGCACAGAGTTATTCCTGGGGAAAGAGGCAGAACTCTGACCCCAGCCTAGCCCCTACCCTCTgactccagcctcagtttccccacctgagAGAGGCCACATAACTAGTGACCTCTCCTGGATGAAGCATTGGTCAGGCCCCTGAGCGGATGAAGGGCAGATCAGCCTGGTGGGGCTCACACCTGACCACTGGCCCACCTGGGCTACCTTCTTAGAACCTCAGCCCTGTCTCCTCATGCCTCATTAGTGCCCCCAAAGTCCCTTTGTGTTCCCAGCCTCTGCTACattgtttctccatctgtgctCTGAGAGTGCCTGTCTGTCTGCCACTCACATTTCTGGCCCATGCCCCTATTGCCACTTAGCCAGCACTTGATGTCCCAGCTATGTGGCCACTGTCCTGTGTCCTAGGCCAGACTTGTGCCAGTAGCCCAGCCTCTTCTGTCCCTCTCACGCAGCCCCCCATCTCTGCAGGAACCTGCTGTACGTGTACCCACACAGCCTCAACTTCAGCAGTCGCCAGGGCTCCGTGCGCAACCTCACCGTGCGAGTGCAGTACATGGCGGGCGAGGaccccagccaggccctgccGGTCAGTGGCTGGGccagggggaggtgggtgggctCTCCCTGGTGGGCCCCTCATGCCCCCATTCCTCCAGGTCATCTTTGGCAAGTCCAGCTGCAGCGAATTCACCCGTGAGGCCTTCACACCCGTGGTCTACCACAACAagtaggtggggtggggagactggCACTGATGGGGGCGCAGgtaggaagaggggagggaggggcaggttCTGGGAATGCTAGTGGGGGAACCCAAGGCAGAGAGCAGAGACAGTGGGGCCCGCAGCACTGGGGGGACATGTGGCCGAGGAGGTGGCGGGGATCTTAGCCCACAACAGAACCCCAGTCTGGCCCTGCCAGGTCCCCTGAGTTCTATGAGGAGTTCAAGCTGCGTCTTCCGGCCTGCGTGACCGAGAACCACCACCTGCTCTTCACCTTCTACCATGTCAGCTGCCAGCCCCGGCCCGGCGCGGCCCTGGAGACTCCCGTGGGCTTTACTGTGAGGCCCCCTGGAGACTCCCACGGGCTTTCCGTCCTCCCCTCGCCAGCCCTCctggcccctgcccagccccacccctgacccAGCCTCAACCTCTCCCCAGTGGATCCCACTGCTGCAGCACAGCCGCCTGAGGACAGGCCCCTTCTGCTTACCTGTGTCCGTGGACCAGCCCCCGCCCAGCTATTCTGTGCTCACACCTGACGTAcgtgccctgccccccaccatgtCCCACCGCCCTGGTCCCCCATAGCTCCCCAGGCTTCTGTATCATGGGCTCCCCGGGAATGCATTAGCCACCTTCCCACCAACGCTTGGTGCCCTGCCAAACCCCATTATTGCTCCTCACTGTCCTCACGGTCCCCCATTCATGCCCTGCCTTTCTTCTCATCAACATCCCTAGAAATCTTGTTGTCCCCTGTTACAGCCTTCAGGACCCCTGGCTGTCTCATCACCCCATTATTGCCTCTGTGTGTCCTATTGCTCCCACATGTCTCTCCCTGTCCCCCGCTATCCCTGCCTCATTAGTGCCCCCTGCCTCTGCACTCACTGAGCCCCACTAACAGTGCCTCCCTAAACACTGCCCCCCAGGAGTACTTCAGGGTTGATCACTCCCATGTCCCCTCCGTGAATGCTGTCACCCTCTGTCATTAATGCCCCTGGGGGCTCGAGTCTCCCATTATACTATTTCCTGATTCACTCCCTTCAATTAATGTTCACCCTGGGTCTCCATTCTCAATTCCCCCATTAGCTTCCTGGGCTTCCAGCCTGCCCAGTGGACCCCCATAGTGCTTCCTACcatctgccctccacccccatacCCAGTCTCTGGGccaggccaggggcagggtgtcCAGCTGCTCCCCCAGGCAGGGCCATGTTCAGGCCACAGTGTTGCAATGACTGGGGCCAGTAGCTGGATCAGTGGGGGAGGGCCACCCGTGCCCACCTGGTGTGTCCCTCCCACAGGTGGCTCTGCCGGGCATGCGCTGGGTGGATGGTCATAAGGGCGTGTTCAGTGTGGAGCTGACGGCTGTGTCCTCTGTGCATCCGCAGGTAGGGGGTGGGATGGGA comes from Rhinolophus ferrumequinum isolate MPI-CBG mRhiFer1 chromosome 18, mRhiFer1_v1.p, whole genome shotgun sequence and encodes:
- the ANGPTL8 gene encoding angiopoietin-like protein 8 isoform X2, whose protein sequence is MSMIMLCLLCAVAMMVQTASAAPVGNMKPAENEELTLLFHGALQLGQALNSAYRSTEARLMEARHSVDLYGRALGLLGQEVSQGWDAAQELRTSLLEIQTEEDALKLQGEATAHALGEVAQGQQVLQDSMQQLEVQLRGAWLGHARQEFEALKAYADEQSHIVWALTGHVQRQRQEMEAQEYRLRQIQERLHTAALPA
- the ANGPTL8 gene encoding angiopoietin-like protein 8 isoform X1, with protein sequence MSMIMLCLLCAVAMMVQTASAAPVGNMKPAENEELTLLFHGALQLGQALNSAYRSTEARLMEARHSVDLYGRALGLLGQEVSQGWDAAQELRTSLLEIQTEEDALKLQGEATAHALGEVAQGQQVLQDSMQQLEVQLRGAWLGHARQEFEALKAYADEQSHIVWALTGHVQRQRQEMEAQEYRLRQIQESSAPSLSPPGGTEDQPCTKGRFHAHAAPARGGDACPLGLARPRGPASGHEAETEAGGDAGRGHGPVEEG